One region of Candidatus Bathyarchaeia archaeon genomic DNA includes:
- a CDS encoding tetrahydromethanopterin S-methyltransferase subunit H, giving the protein MWQQKSEQKKFKVGEVSIGGTLGESPTVLVGSIFYHRQKTLGFQEETGDFNRSKAEELMRTQEEFSDKTGLPCMLDVVLPSKKWVSQLLDFITSVTSAPIFVDAPSAEVRVAGLDYAKQTGILNRCVYNSLTPESKSVEYEKIMEAGIESAVLLAFNAKSMTVAGRIEAIKQLLPRALQSGIKKILVDTCVLDVPTLGSAFKATLELKSELGYPTGCGAHNAIGTWKGLRTKMGLQAVKPCIAVANALTVAAGADWILYGPIEDAPFVFPAVALVDSAFAQLRMENGKMPAASHPIFRIA; this is encoded by the coding sequence ATGTGGCAACAGAAATCCGAACAAAAAAAGTTCAAAGTGGGAGAAGTATCCATCGGCGGAACGCTAGGCGAAAGCCCCACAGTCCTAGTTGGATCAATCTTCTATCACAGGCAGAAGACTTTGGGCTTTCAAGAAGAAACCGGTGACTTCAACCGGAGCAAAGCTGAAGAACTAATGAGGACTCAGGAGGAATTCTCGGACAAAACCGGACTGCCCTGTATGCTCGATGTCGTCTTGCCCTCTAAAAAATGGGTAAGCCAACTACTGGATTTTATAACTTCAGTTACAAGTGCACCAATTTTCGTGGACGCGCCTTCAGCCGAAGTTAGAGTTGCAGGACTAGACTATGCGAAACAAACTGGAATTCTGAACCGTTGCGTCTACAATTCGCTCACTCCTGAATCCAAAAGCGTCGAATACGAGAAAATCATGGAAGCTGGAATCGAATCAGCTGTCTTGTTAGCCTTCAACGCCAAAAGTATGACCGTCGCGGGCAGAATTGAGGCGATAAAGCAGCTTCTGCCCAGAGCCCTTCAGAGCGGCATCAAAAAAATACTAGTTGACACATGTGTGCTGGATGTGCCAACCTTGGGCTCGGCGTTTAAAGCGACCCTTGAACTGAAAAGCGAATTAGGGTACCCCACTGGGTGTGGGGCTCACAACGCTATAGGTACATGGAAGGGGCTGAGAACCAAGATGGGTCTCCAAGCTGTCAAGCCTTGCATAGCCGTTGCCAACGCCTTAACGGTTGCAGCGGGAGCCGACTGGATACTCTACGGACCAATAGAAGACGCGCCATTCGTGTTCCCCGCAGTTGCCTTGGTAGACTCTGCCTTCGCTCAGCTACGAATGGAGAACGGAAAGATGCCCGCTGCATCTCATCCAATTTTCAGAATTGCCTAG
- a CDS encoding saccharopine dehydrogenase C-terminal domain-containing protein, with amino-acid sequence MSGFDLKIIALGCGNIGSIAAGDLAQSLPSAKIVVADVDQARAQQTAAKIGRDNVESMAVDASNYRELVRTMKEFDLAVGALPGFMGFRACKASISAGVDMVDVSFMPEDVMMLYKDALKANVCVVPDCGMSPGLGSILVGHAVSQMDQVESVHLLNGGLPEKPLPPLDYVITWSSKDLIELYTRRANIVRNGKTIQVEATTGLEEITFPHVGRLQGFYTDGLRTLLHTVKGTKEMWEKSLRYPGHIEKMNLLKALGFLEERPVKVDSVSVSPRSLTEKLLEIKLKRPGTPDFVAMLVEVAGLKDGRKVRFTYQMLDRFDKRRKVTAMARTTAYTASVVAQLVAKKTLDEKGVIPPERLGMNGKLYTKYINMMRQRGIIVKESKKRIN; translated from the coding sequence ATGTCTGGGTTTGATTTGAAAATAATCGCGCTAGGTTGCGGCAACATAGGATCGATTGCAGCTGGAGACTTGGCTCAGAGTCTACCTTCAGCGAAAATCGTGGTGGCTGACGTTGACCAAGCCCGAGCTCAACAGACTGCTGCCAAAATCGGTCGAGACAACGTTGAAAGCATGGCTGTAGACGCCTCCAACTATCGCGAGCTTGTGAGAACAATGAAGGAGTTCGATCTAGCTGTTGGCGCACTGCCAGGTTTCATGGGTTTCAGAGCCTGCAAGGCTTCAATCTCAGCGGGCGTTGACATGGTTGATGTTTCTTTCATGCCCGAGGACGTTATGATGCTGTATAAAGACGCTTTGAAAGCCAATGTCTGTGTTGTCCCTGACTGTGGAATGAGCCCGGGGTTAGGTAGCATATTGGTTGGACACGCGGTTAGTCAAATGGACCAAGTTGAGAGCGTTCACTTGTTAAACGGGGGGTTGCCAGAGAAGCCTCTTCCTCCATTGGACTATGTGATCACCTGGTCATCGAAAGACCTTATTGAATTGTACACTCGAAGGGCAAACATTGTGCGAAATGGCAAAACCATTCAAGTCGAAGCGACCACTGGTCTTGAAGAGATTACGTTTCCGCATGTTGGCAGGTTACAGGGTTTCTACACCGACGGATTGAGAACGTTGCTTCACACGGTTAAAGGCACAAAGGAGATGTGGGAGAAGTCGCTGAGATATCCCGGACACATTGAAAAAATGAACTTACTTAAAGCTCTCGGCTTTCTCGAAGAGAGACCGGTGAAGGTTGATAGTGTAAGCGTTTCACCACGAAGTCTTACCGAAAAACTGCTAGAGATAAAATTAAAGAGGCCAGGAACTCCAGATTTTGTTGCTATGCTTGTTGAGGTCGCTGGGCTGAAAGATGGGAGAAAAGTCAGGTTTACGTATCAGATGCTGGACCGCTTTGACAAGAGGCGTAAGGTGACAGCCATGGCGAGGACCACGGCTTATACCGCTTCGGTTGTGGCTCAGCTTGTAGCCAAGAAGACCTTGGATGAGAAAGGTGTGATTCCACCCGAGAGGCTTGGTATGAACGGGAAGCTCTATACGAAGTACATTAACATGATGAGGCAACGAGGCATTATTGTCAAGGAGAGCAAGAAAAGAATAAACTAA
- a CDS encoding trimethylamine methyltransferase family protein: MPKAPSAVRPTLQLLSTNDIENIHNASLMILEKTGVVVKNNEALNLLKNSGCSVNLGKKTVHVPQSLVKESLRKTRSLIRLYSRDGKNELEIGGNSTVFNPGSSAVYFSDHATGEIRQPFSKDLVQLVRLVDGLEHIQAQSTAMVPSEVPEELGDLYRLYLVLKNSTKPMITGAFTKQGLLDMKRLLETIVGKNKLAAKPLAIFDCCPSSPLMWSDTTCQNLIDCAKFGLPAEIIPAPQMGATSPVTLAGTLVQFNAEFLSGLVISQAVKSGAPVIYGGSPTTFDMKYLSSRLGSIENMMTACAAAQIAKHYGLPSHAYLGLSDSKIIDTQCGIESGAGAILGALAGVNVISGPGMLVFENCQSLEKLIIDNEICGMALRLVEGINATSETLAFDVISKVGPGGHYLGEAHTLKWFEKEQLMPSDVIDRSTLEATRKQKPKEMVARAREAVDKILKDHIPEPLLPDVENDLREALNEIMTRYKIKSLPVL; this comes from the coding sequence ATGCCTAAAGCGCCATCTGCCGTTAGACCGACACTGCAGCTTCTCTCAACCAACGACATCGAGAACATTCACAATGCTTCTTTAATGATTCTGGAGAAAACTGGAGTAGTAGTGAAGAACAACGAAGCTCTGAACCTGCTAAAGAACTCAGGGTGCAGTGTGAACCTAGGGAAGAAAACCGTACATGTTCCCCAGTCTCTGGTAAAGGAGTCCCTGCGTAAGACCCGCTCACTAATAAGACTGTACAGCCGAGATGGAAAGAATGAGCTGGAAATAGGTGGGAACAGCACGGTCTTCAACCCAGGCTCAAGCGCTGTCTATTTCAGCGACCATGCGACAGGCGAAATAAGACAACCGTTTTCGAAAGATCTTGTTCAGCTAGTGAGACTGGTAGACGGTTTGGAGCATATCCAAGCGCAGAGTACAGCGATGGTGCCGTCCGAAGTGCCTGAGGAACTAGGAGACCTCTACCGTCTCTACCTTGTGCTCAAGAATTCTACCAAACCCATGATCACGGGTGCATTCACAAAACAGGGACTCCTGGATATGAAGCGGTTACTGGAAACCATAGTTGGAAAAAACAAGCTAGCGGCAAAGCCTTTGGCGATTTTCGACTGTTGCCCCTCCTCGCCGCTTATGTGGAGCGACACCACATGCCAAAACCTGATAGACTGCGCAAAATTTGGTTTACCAGCCGAAATCATACCCGCACCACAGATGGGCGCCACAAGCCCCGTGACTCTTGCAGGAACTCTCGTTCAATTCAACGCCGAGTTCCTAAGCGGCTTGGTGATTTCTCAGGCTGTAAAGTCAGGAGCACCAGTCATCTACGGGGGGTCCCCAACAACCTTCGACATGAAATACCTCTCTTCTCGTCTCGGCTCAATTGAAAACATGATGACAGCATGCGCTGCCGCACAAATCGCCAAGCATTATGGACTGCCGAGCCACGCGTATCTTGGTCTGAGCGACTCAAAGATCATAGATACTCAATGTGGCATTGAATCTGGCGCTGGGGCAATTCTAGGAGCCCTTGCAGGTGTAAACGTTATCTCTGGCCCCGGAATGCTCGTTTTTGAAAACTGCCAGTCTCTTGAAAAACTCATAATTGACAACGAAATCTGCGGAATGGCTCTACGACTCGTAGAGGGCATCAACGCCACCTCTGAGACCTTAGCGTTTGATGTCATAAGCAAAGTTGGCCCCGGCGGGCACTACCTTGGAGAAGCTCACACATTAAAATGGTTCGAAAAAGAGCAGCTTATGCCTTCAGATGTCATTGATCGGTCAACTTTGGAAGCCACTAGGAAACAGAAGCCAAAAGAAATGGTAGCCCGAGCCAGAGAAGCCGTGGACAAGATTCTCAAGGATCATATCCCAGAACCATTACTGCCTGACGTTGAAAACGACCTAAGGGAAGCCTTAAACGAGATCATGACACGCTACAAGATCAAGTCTCTCCCGGTTCTCTAA
- a CDS encoding saccharopine dehydrogenase family protein encodes MKILILGTGHIGSVIAKDLAESMPSARIVVADRDHNRAEEAAARIGKKNVASLELDVSNRDNLVNTLKGFDLAIGALPGEIGFQALKACIDAKVNMVDVSFMPENPLALSEKATKAAVTIVPDCGVAPGLSHMLLMRGVSKLDHVHDAKILVGGLPSKPIPPLGYTITWSVEGLIDEYMRKARIIKDGKITEVEPLATLEQIELPGVGKLEAFFSDGLRTLLHTVKGVENLAEKTLRYPGHIEKIRLLREMGFFDEKPVQIDDSSVSPRSVTVKLLEHKLKKPEVHDILAMIVQVDGMKNGRKIRYSFYLLDHYDERNMVTAMARTTAYTASCVAQLIAKKSITDKGIIPPEKLGADEVIFRKLMALLKKRSIRVKESKKALH; translated from the coding sequence ATGAAAATACTTATTCTGGGCACCGGGCACATCGGTTCCGTAATTGCCAAAGACCTTGCAGAGAGCATGCCCTCGGCGAGAATAGTCGTGGCAGACAGAGATCACAATAGGGCAGAGGAAGCTGCTGCCCGAATTGGCAAGAAGAACGTCGCCTCACTTGAACTCGATGTGTCCAACCGCGACAACTTGGTCAACACCCTAAAAGGATTTGACTTGGCGATAGGAGCGCTTCCTGGGGAGATAGGCTTCCAAGCACTTAAGGCGTGCATCGACGCGAAGGTAAACATGGTCGATGTCTCATTCATGCCTGAGAATCCCCTAGCACTGAGTGAAAAAGCCACAAAGGCAGCTGTGACAATCGTTCCCGACTGCGGTGTAGCACCTGGCTTGAGCCACATGCTCTTGATGCGCGGTGTAAGCAAACTCGATCACGTTCACGACGCTAAAATCTTGGTTGGAGGTCTGCCTTCAAAGCCAATTCCTCCTCTTGGTTATACGATAACGTGGTCTGTTGAAGGTCTTATAGACGAATACATGAGAAAAGCAAGAATCATCAAGGACGGCAAGATAACTGAGGTTGAACCACTGGCCACGCTAGAGCAAATCGAACTCCCCGGCGTCGGCAAACTTGAGGCTTTCTTCAGCGACGGGCTGAGAACGCTGCTCCACACGGTGAAAGGCGTCGAGAACTTGGCGGAGAAGACTCTTAGGTACCCTGGGCACATCGAGAAAATAAGACTACTGAGAGAGATGGGCTTCTTCGATGAAAAACCAGTCCAAATTGATGACTCCAGCGTTTCCCCAAGAAGCGTAACGGTCAAACTGCTGGAGCACAAACTGAAGAAGCCTGAGGTCCATGACATTCTTGCAATGATAGTGCAAGTCGACGGAATGAAGAACGGCAGGAAAATCAGGTACAGCTTCTACTTGCTAGATCACTATGACGAACGCAACATGGTGACAGCAATGGCAAGAACTACAGCGTACACTGCTTCATGCGTTGCTCAGCTAATCGCCAAGAAAAGCATAACAGACAAAGGCATAATTCCGCCAGAAAAACTCGGCGCCGACGAAGTCATCTTCAGGAAGTTGATGGCTTTGTTGAAGAAACGCAGTATACGTGTGAAAGAAAGCAAGAAGGCCTTGCATTAG
- a CDS encoding ABC transporter permease: protein MPSLNFLKVLVRSKRAVIGIAILAFFGLLALGAPLITPFSPIYSKRVIAADLAYPAWFRYMPGYEKTSENLFPIDDPGFLYGTSVGQWVFTTLTPGGDLTLRYVSDIGRPEGDPGCVAIDFQRDSAGSTEQVKAILTKEFYYPFEGPPKRFRGEIFILVEGVKNASQWGVEIKVFIQRADGEPKYLWSAKQGGDYQSEAWITPNVYSDYVYPPLIDSYSIDPQKTTFAVQANYKYGVEVVFKGEVQRASIYVDDLDLRLYGSCFGLFGTDNVGLDVFTQLVYGTRISLLVGVVASLISVSLGLAVGLFAGYLGRVVDEVMMRFTDMLLVIPELPLLLVIVAVLGPSIWNIIGIIGLLGWMGFARTVRSQALSLKERAFVEAAKAVGAGKVHIVGRHILPNVMNLVYVTLAMSVPSAIMAEAYLSFLGLYDPFVMTWGRMLNEALELPGGFRRWWWIVPPGLSIAAISISFILIGYALDEILNPKLRQRQ from the coding sequence ATGCCCAGTTTGAACTTCTTGAAAGTTTTGGTGCGTAGCAAAAGAGCAGTGATTGGGATCGCGATTCTCGCCTTTTTCGGCCTTCTGGCACTTGGCGCTCCTTTGATAACGCCATTTAGTCCAATCTATTCGAAGCGTGTGATAGCAGCCGATCTTGCTTATCCTGCGTGGTTTAGATATATGCCTGGATATGAAAAGACGAGTGAGAACCTTTTCCCTATTGACGACCCAGGATTCCTTTATGGCACGTCAGTTGGACAATGGGTCTTTACAACATTGACACCTGGAGGAGACCTCACACTTAGGTACGTTTCTGACATAGGAAGACCTGAGGGCGATCCGGGATGTGTCGCCATAGATTTCCAGCGAGACAGTGCTGGATCAACTGAACAGGTTAAAGCCATTCTGACCAAAGAGTTCTACTACCCTTTCGAAGGTCCTCCAAAAAGATTCCGAGGTGAAATTTTCATACTTGTGGAAGGCGTCAAGAATGCTTCACAATGGGGCGTAGAAATCAAAGTCTTCATTCAGCGAGCTGACGGGGAGCCAAAGTATCTGTGGAGCGCGAAACAAGGAGGAGACTACCAAAGCGAAGCGTGGATTACACCAAACGTCTACAGTGATTATGTTTACCCGCCGTTGATAGATTCATACAGCATAGACCCGCAGAAAACAACATTCGCCGTGCAAGCTAATTACAAGTACGGCGTTGAAGTAGTGTTTAAGGGCGAAGTGCAAAGAGCATCTATTTATGTTGACGATCTTGATCTGAGACTCTACGGATCCTGCTTTGGTTTGTTTGGAACCGACAACGTTGGGCTTGATGTGTTTACCCAGCTTGTGTATGGAACACGAATATCACTTCTTGTAGGCGTAGTTGCATCGTTAATATCCGTGAGTCTCGGACTAGCTGTAGGGTTGTTTGCAGGTTATCTTGGGAGAGTAGTCGACGAGGTCATGATGAGATTCACGGATATGTTACTTGTCATACCCGAACTGCCGCTGCTCCTTGTAATCGTAGCAGTGTTAGGTCCTTCAATATGGAACATCATTGGAATAATTGGTCTCCTTGGATGGATGGGATTTGCGAGGACAGTGAGATCACAAGCGCTTAGCCTAAAGGAAAGAGCTTTCGTTGAAGCTGCTAAGGCTGTGGGAGCAGGTAAGGTTCACATTGTAGGACGACATATTCTTCCCAATGTAATGAATCTAGTCTACGTTACGTTGGCCATGTCGGTGCCTAGCGCCATCATGGCGGAAGCATACCTAAGTTTCTTGGGTCTCTACGATCCCTTCGTCATGACATGGGGACGAATGCTGAACGAAGCTTTGGAACTACCAGGAGGCTTTCGAAGATGGTGGTGGATAGTTCCACCAGGTTTGTCTATAGCAGCAATCTCAATCTCATTCATACTCATCGGATACGCGTTAGACGAAATATTGAACCCGAAACTGCGTCAAAGGCAATAA
- a CDS encoding ABC transporter permease, whose translation MGLRGYISKRVLYSVALTFLVITLNFVIFTMMPGGPMSRLADVSRLRTEDQIEYQLRRFGLLDPPHIRYVKYVQSMLTFQFGYSYFTGRLIYDEIGSRLLTTFALVITAEIISIAIGLVLGILAAHKRGGIFDTTSSLLSIVGNSLPVFWVGMLLILIFSYTLGWFPIGMSYPQEWNLPGRWPTNPLVELAFRLQHLVLPATALVIILAGSYLLLTRASMIEVLSEDYLITARAKGLRERTILFKHAFKNASLPVITYIAIEFGFMLSGATLTETVFSYPGLGYWIWQSIDNMDFPAMQAIFYLIALCVIVANFIADIVYGSVDPRIKYG comes from the coding sequence TTGGGCCTACGAGGGTACATATCAAAAAGAGTCCTGTATTCTGTGGCGCTTACATTTCTGGTCATTACACTCAACTTTGTTATATTCACGATGATGCCCGGGGGACCTATGTCACGTTTGGCCGACGTTTCGAGGCTGCGCACAGAAGACCAAATCGAGTACCAACTGAGACGTTTTGGGCTTCTTGATCCACCCCATATCAGATATGTCAAATATGTTCAAAGCATGCTGACCTTTCAATTTGGCTACTCTTACTTCACTGGAAGACTCATATACGACGAGATTGGCTCACGCCTTTTGACAACTTTCGCATTAGTAATAACAGCAGAGATCATATCCATTGCGATCGGATTGGTTTTAGGAATCCTTGCAGCACATAAACGCGGAGGAATTTTCGATACTACGTCTTCACTCTTATCAATAGTAGGAAATTCGCTACCAGTTTTTTGGGTAGGAATGCTCCTGATCCTCATATTCTCCTACACATTAGGCTGGTTTCCAATCGGGATGTCCTATCCTCAGGAATGGAATCTCCCAGGCAGATGGCCAACTAATCCACTAGTAGAGCTTGCCTTCAGGCTTCAACACCTTGTCTTGCCAGCTACTGCTCTGGTAATAATTCTAGCTGGAAGTTATCTTCTTTTGACAAGAGCGTCAATGATTGAGGTTCTTTCTGAGGATTATTTGATCACTGCGCGAGCTAAGGGTTTGCGTGAGAGGACGATTTTGTTCAAACACGCCTTTAAGAATGCGTCACTTCCCGTGATAACTTATATAGCAATCGAGTTTGGATTCATGCTTTCCGGGGCAACACTAACTGAAACTGTTTTCTCATATCCAGGTCTCGGATACTGGATTTGGCAATCTATAGACAACATGGATTTTCCAGCGATGCAAGCTATCTTCTACCTCATAGCTTTGTGCGTAATAGTGGCGAATTTCATAGCTGATATAGTCTACGGGTCTGTCGATCCGCGGATTAAATATGGGTGA
- a CDS encoding cobalamin-dependent protein (Presence of a B(12) (cobalamin)-binding domain implies dependence on cobalamin itself, in one of its several forms, or in some unusual lineages, dependence on a cobalamin-like analog.), with amino-acid sequence MSTLVSTLRAELLAFDADKFVETVRKMITEGNDPIQVVNALTEVLKEIGKEFENGEIFLVHLVVAGDAARRATVEVLEPLIKKSSGKRQALGKVLIGTVAGDIHDIGKNIVAMMLFTAGFEVHDIGKDISTEDFVQKTRELNPDIVALSALLTTTLPIQCEVIEALKKADLRKKVKVLVGGAPATAKWAEEAGADGYGEDAIEAVRIAKKLLNVND; translated from the coding sequence ATGAGCACGCTTGTCTCAACTCTTCGAGCAGAGCTACTTGCATTTGACGCAGACAAATTCGTCGAAACCGTTAGAAAAATGATAACGGAGGGCAATGACCCTATCCAAGTTGTCAACGCTTTAACGGAAGTGTTGAAAGAAATAGGCAAGGAATTCGAGAACGGAGAAATATTCCTGGTACACCTAGTGGTGGCAGGCGACGCTGCCAGAAGAGCCACTGTCGAGGTTTTGGAACCACTGATCAAGAAAAGCAGCGGAAAGAGACAAGCATTAGGAAAAGTCTTAATCGGCACAGTCGCAGGCGACATCCACGACATTGGAAAGAACATCGTTGCCATGATGCTTTTCACAGCAGGCTTTGAAGTGCACGACATTGGAAAAGACATTTCTACCGAAGACTTCGTGCAGAAAACTAGAGAGCTAAACCCTGATATAGTTGCTCTGTCCGCTCTCTTGACAACGACACTTCCAATTCAGTGTGAAGTCATCGAAGCTCTAAAGAAAGCTGACCTGAGAAAGAAAGTGAAAGTTCTCGTGGGAGGCGCCCCCGCTACAGCAAAGTGGGCTGAAGAAGCTGGAGCCGACGGCTATGGCGAAGACGCAATAGAAGCCGTCAGAATCGCGAAAAAGCTTTTGAATGTAAATGATTAA
- a CDS encoding 3-keto-5-aminohexanoate cleavage protein encodes MIITVAPTGSVPRKKDTSYVPVTPDEIAETAYLCEQEGASVIHVHCRDENENPTSDYSVFKETVDKVRKRTHLIVMASTSGVAGKSDEERAQPLKTKPEMASLTTGSINFAGRKPSMVYVNTWETVTFLAGKMLHLGIKPEIEAFDVGFIHQGIKLVQQELVKQPAHFQLVMGVDGGIPATLDNLLHMTRQFPEKATFSVAGIGRWQLPVTTTAVVLGGHVRVGLEDNIYYAKGRLAANEEFVARTRKLAEHLQRDLASPNEARRILGLKPRLR; translated from the coding sequence TTGATAATCACTGTGGCTCCAACCGGCTCGGTGCCCCGGAAAAAAGACACATCCTATGTGCCGGTGACACCGGACGAGATTGCAGAGACAGCTTACCTTTGTGAGCAAGAAGGTGCCTCAGTTATCCATGTCCATTGCCGAGACGAGAACGAGAACCCTACATCCGACTACAGTGTGTTCAAAGAAACTGTGGACAAGGTACGGAAGCGCACGCATCTTATCGTTATGGCGTCGACAAGTGGCGTCGCAGGCAAGTCTGACGAGGAACGAGCCCAACCGCTTAAGACCAAGCCTGAGATGGCCAGTCTCACAACGGGTTCGATTAACTTTGCAGGTCGCAAACCCTCAATGGTCTATGTGAACACGTGGGAAACAGTGACTTTCCTTGCTGGGAAAATGCTTCATCTTGGCATCAAGCCGGAAATCGAAGCGTTTGATGTTGGTTTTATTCACCAAGGCATTAAGCTTGTCCAGCAAGAACTTGTCAAGCAGCCAGCGCACTTTCAATTGGTGATGGGAGTTGACGGTGGCATTCCAGCAACTCTAGACAACCTGCTGCACATGACGCGGCAGTTTCCTGAAAAGGCGACGTTCAGTGTTGCAGGAATAGGCCGGTGGCAGTTGCCCGTGACTACTACGGCTGTGGTTCTAGGCGGGCATGTCCGAGTTGGACTTGAAGACAACATCTATTACGCCAAGGGCAGGCTTGCGGCAAATGAGGAGTTTGTTGCTAGGACGCGCAAACTGGCTGAGCACCTTCAGCGTGATTTAGCTTCGCCTAATGAAGCGAGAAGGATTCTGGGGCTGAAACCACGCCTTCGTTGA
- a CDS encoding trimethylamine methyltransferase family protein, which translates to MWLKFLNQGEIEKIHNASLTVLEEAGVSVQDPDFLKFLANMGANVDYEKKRVRMSSVMVDECLKKAPSEVTFYARDPKYNVKFENGKIYAHPTGGAANVLDLNSGAARPATRKDVEDLTTVVDALPHIHTQVMIVYPNDVHERLRDIYAVDAVLRNTGKNFDATPFNDESFKFIINMIIAVQGEEELTRKPIITASASPTSPLQFSAEVTRITTRATKYNLPIAVLPCPLAGATSPVTLAGTLVQQNAEMLAGITMVQLLNPGNPVQYSPRCIPLDMLTGQACYGIEATMMNVGCVQLAQYYGLPCDVYGLDTDSKILDEQSGMERAMGGLLPALAGANSLSGAGCIEGGITASYEQLVIDDEIFGMIFRAAKGIDVNEEKLAADVIVKVVKESSNFLEQKHTLKHFQSEYFRPKLASKDARARWEKMGSKSIVDVAREKARKILAEHQPPQLDKDVGRKVDEIVKTATKALGP; encoded by the coding sequence ATGTGGCTGAAGTTCTTAAACCAAGGGGAAATCGAAAAAATTCATAATGCCAGCCTGACAGTCTTGGAGGAAGCAGGCGTATCAGTCCAAGACCCTGATTTTCTGAAGTTTCTCGCAAACATGGGAGCGAACGTCGACTATGAAAAAAAGAGAGTTAGAATGTCTTCAGTTATGGTTGATGAGTGCCTGAAGAAGGCTCCAAGCGAAGTGACTTTTTACGCCCGAGACCCGAAGTACAACGTGAAGTTTGAAAATGGAAAAATCTACGCTCATCCGACAGGTGGAGCTGCCAACGTACTCGACCTTAATTCGGGAGCGGCGCGACCCGCAACTCGGAAAGACGTTGAAGACTTGACCACAGTTGTCGATGCGCTTCCGCACATCCACACCCAAGTGATGATAGTCTATCCAAACGATGTTCACGAACGTTTGAGGGATATTTATGCAGTTGACGCTGTTCTGAGAAACACTGGAAAGAACTTCGATGCCACGCCTTTCAACGATGAAAGCTTCAAGTTCATAATCAACATGATCATCGCAGTTCAAGGAGAAGAAGAACTAACTAGAAAGCCGATAATAACTGCCAGTGCCTCTCCAACCAGTCCACTTCAGTTCTCAGCCGAGGTAACAAGAATAACGACTAGGGCAACAAAGTACAACTTGCCCATCGCCGTGCTACCCTGTCCTCTAGCAGGAGCAACTAGCCCTGTTACCCTTGCGGGGACGCTAGTTCAACAAAACGCTGAAATGCTGGCAGGCATAACCATGGTGCAGCTTCTAAACCCGGGCAACCCAGTTCAATATTCGCCCCGCTGCATACCATTGGATATGCTAACTGGGCAAGCCTGTTACGGAATTGAGGCAACCATGATGAATGTAGGCTGTGTTCAGCTCGCACAATATTATGGTTTACCATGCGACGTGTATGGTTTGGACACGGATTCCAAAATTTTGGATGAGCAGTCAGGCATGGAGAGAGCAATGGGTGGGCTTCTCCCTGCACTAGCGGGAGCGAACTCTTTGTCAGGTGCAGGATGCATAGAGGGTGGAATAACCGCAAGTTATGAGCAACTCGTCATCGACGACGAAATCTTTGGAATGATATTTAGAGCAGCCAAGGGCATAGACGTTAACGAGGAAAAACTTGCGGCGGACGTAATAGTAAAAGTCGTGAAAGAGTCGTCGAACTTTCTGGAGCAGAAACACACTCTAAAGCATTTCCAAAGCGAATACTTCCGACCCAAGCTTGCCAGCAAAGACGCAAGAGCACGTTGGGAAAAAATGGGCAGCAAGAGCATAGTAGATGTAGCCCGAGAAAAAGCTAGGAAAATACTGGCAGAGCACCAGCCGCCTCAACTCGATAAAGATGTGGGGCGTAAAGTGGACGAAATTGTGAAAACAGCGACGAAAGCGTTAGGACCTTAG